The Sulfurospirillum sp. UCH001 genome segment ATTGTCATACAGCTTTTCTTCCATCATATCGATGCTTTCATGCATCGTTGCAACCATTTTCATGACATTATTTGTTTTTTCATTAAGAAATTCATACACACGTTGCATCGTTTCAAAATTGACAAACTGAGCTGCTTGTTTATCAAAATAGTAGTATGACTCGTGATCAAACACAAAAGCATGAGATTCCATTTTTAGAGACAAATCCACCATACTTGGAAGCGATAAAATAAGAATATCATATGCTTCTTCTTCAATGAAAATAGAAGGATGTGTAGGGTTTTTGATGTCCGATAGGTGAAAACTATCTACTTTTTCAAAAAGATTTTTCATGAGAGTCCATCCATTGTATCTGCTGCAATTTTTAGTCGTTCTTTATCAAAATGGGTATAAATACGTGACGTGTTCAAATCAGCGTGCCCAAGAGCTTCTTGCACCAAAATAAGATCACGATTTTTTTGGTAAAGCAGTGTCGCAAATGTATGACGAAGCATATGCGCTCCATTTTTTTCTTTGCGTATGCCTGCACTCATAAGGATTTTATCCATAATGTAACTCACATACGCTTGAGTAAGAGGCTTACCGGTTCGGCTTTGAAAAAGAAGCTGACTATCTGAACTGCGATACTCCATCCATTCATGCAAATCATGTTCTATATGCTCACATTTAATCATGGCAGTACGTGGCTTATTGCCTTTGCCTCGAATTTGAAAGACAAAATACTCTCCATCTTTCACCATGTCTTTCACTCTAAGTCCTAATGCCTCACTGACACGCATTCCAGTAAAAATGATGAGTTTAATCAGCAGTCTATTTTTAGCTTGTGCATAGGGCTTAAACTCAGTTTCATCAATGGCTTTAAAGAAGCGAGAAAGTTCTTCTTTGTACATATGAGCAGGCAATTTTTCGCCTTTACGCCCCCCAAGTCCACCCCAGTTTTTCAGCTCAATGCGAAATTGATGAGAATTGCCTTTTTCATCCTCATTTTGTTTATCCATGAATTTAAAAAGTCCTAATAATGCAATTCGGTAGTTTTTTTTCGTAGCATCAGAAAGTGAGCCTGTTTGAGATGCTAAAAATTCACTCAAAAGCTCTTCATCAATCTCTTTTAATGATGAAAGACCCATAGGAACAATGTAATAATAAAACTTCTCCAAAGGATTAATAAAAAGATTAATCCCAATAAGCCCTATATTTCGGGCTTCTTTCGCTAGTTCTTTGAGCTCTTCCATCGTTTTAGAGCCATGATTTAAAGAGCCTATGATGGAAGAGAGTTTGGCATTTTCTTCAACATGGCGGTTGGATAAAGAGGTGAGCTTTGACTTGATGAAACGATCAAGCCAAAAGAGCAAACTTTGCTCAAAACTCTCTTTAGCGTCCACCTTGTAGCGCATTATTTGCCTCGTTTCCTATAGAATTCTGCTTTGAAAGCTTTGAACTCGCCTTTTAATATAGCCTCTCTCATCTGCTTCATCAAAGAAAGATAGTAGTGTAAGTTATGAATAGATGCTAGCCTAAAATAGGTCAGCTCTTTGGCACGGAAAAGATGATGTAAATACCCACGTGAATAGTGCTTACAGGTATAGCAATCACATTCAGGATCAAGAGGACTTTCGTCACGAGCAAATTTCGCATTTTTGATACTTAGTTTGCCAAAAGAGGTAAAGAGTGAACCATTGCGAGCGTTGCGTGTTGGCATAACACAGTCAAACATATCAACACCACGTTCAACATTTTCCACCAAATCCTCAGGCGTTCCAACGCCCATCAAATAACGTGGTTTATCTTTTGGCATCAAAGGAGTGACAAACTCAACGGTTTCATACATCAAATCATTACTTTCACCCACACTAAGACCACCAATAGCAAAGCCATCGAAAGGAAGAGCACAAAGCTCATTTGCACTGATGTGTCTAAACTCTTTATCGGTTCCACCTTGAATAATCGCAAAAATATTTTGATGTAAGCCAACACCCTCAGCTTGTTTTTGTTGATGATACGTTATCGCTCGTTTTGCCCAATCGGTTGTGCGTTTGATGGAGAGAGCAACGCGCTCTTTGGTTGCAGGAAGTGCGACTAAATCATCTAAAATCATCATAATGTCAGAATTGAGGTTGTACTGAATGTCAAGCACTTTTTCAGGTGTAAAGTAGTGCGTTGAACCATCAATGTGGCTTTTAAACATAATACCGTTACTGTCTGCTTTTGAGATATCACTCAAACTAAATGCTTGAAAACCACCACTATCTGTTAAAAAGCTGTTAGGGAATTTTGTAAAGCCATGAAGCCCTCCAAAATGTTTAACTACTTCATCATTAGGGCGCAAATACAGGTGATAGGTATTACCTAAAATAATCTTAGCACCTAGCATTTCATTCATATCGACGGCGTCTAAGCTTTTAACACTGCCAACCGTTCCTACAGGCATAAATACAGGGGTTTGAATGGTACTGTGTGCCGTTTTTATCGTACATGCACGAGCTAATCCATCGGTTTTATCTATCTGAAATTCCATTTTAGTTACAATATCCTCTCGTAATTTAGGAGCAAAGGTAAACCTTTATAATGAAAAAAATTTTAATCATCGCTGATGGCATTCTAGCAAAACAATTTTTAGAAAAGGTTATGGAAACCGAAGCAGGGGAAAATAGCTATACTATTGTGACCTACAAAGAGGAAACTTTACCTAAAAAACGTCCTGAAAATTTCAAATTTTTCGAGTTTGACCCAACCAGTTACGAAAAACTTGCCGTTATTTTGAATGAGCAATTTTTTCAAGTAATGATCATTATGTCTAATGAACTAGACGTTAAAGCAACCTATACCAATATCAGACGTGTCGATAGCAAAGTGCGTATTGTCATCATGGACAGATGGGACTTACAGATCGAAGACAAACGTCTTTTAATGCTCAATTCACGTGAAATTCTCGCTTCTCGTTTTACCGACCATCTACCAAATACACCGATTGTTGCACAAAATATCGGTCTTGGGATTGGTGAAATTATGGAAGTCTCTGTTCCTGTTGGAAGCTCTTACGCCTACCGTCATCTTGCTTCCATTGAACAAAGCAAGTGGCGTATCGCAGCGGTGTACCGTTCAAACACACTGATTTTACCTAGACCTGCACTGATGCTTTTACCAAACGATCTTTTACTTCTTGTGGGTGATCCAAAAGTACTTCAAAGTGTTTTTAAAAGTATTAAACGAGAATTAGGACAATTTCCTTCACCATTTGGTAGCAGTATTTACTGCCTTGTCGATATGCTACGCATGAAAGATGATGAGATTGACGTACTGATTAATGATTCGCTCTTACTGCATTCAAAACTCAATAGCAACAAATTACATATCAAAATCATCAATCCAACCTATTCAAAAACACTTGAGAAAATTAAAAGCTATAGCAATCATCACATCAATGTTCTTATTGACTATTTTGAGACAAATCCACGTAAAGTTTTGCGTGATGATACGGAGAAAATGGATATCGGTCTTATCGTTGTGATGAATACCTTTTTTCAAAAGAACAAACGTACACTGTACAAAACAAAACTTCCTATTTTCAAAATGGGAAAACGTGGCTTTGGTAGCCTAAATCAAGGTGTTGTTCTAAGCAATGATGCTCATGAAATTGAGCAAGAATCTTCTGTCATCTTTGATGTTGCAACACAACTTTCACTAGAGCTGAAACTCTACTCATACAATCCAGATCATGAAAATGAAAAAAATAGCCTCATTGAACACTTTGATAATCTCTCTAAAATTTTTGGACGTGAAGTAGATGTCGTACAAAGTGATAAAAACCCACTGATTAAACTTAGAAATCGCGACAATATTTTGCAATTTTTACCATTTAGCCCAAAAATCTTGGAAGCGAATTTTCTCTCAATTTTTTCAACTGATATGGAAAAACTACACTTTAAACTTGCCGACAATTACCAACTATTCATCCCAATCAATGCATAATTAAGTGCTTTTTGAGTATTATAGAATAAAAAAATTTTGGATAGCGCATGCAAGTCAATGTTGTCTTAAACAAACAGAGTTCGAAAGATTATAGTGTTCATATTGGAAAATTAGAAAAACTTGTATTTGACACAAAAGTTTTAGTCGTAACAAACTCCACCGTTGCGGCTTTGCACCTTGAAACACTCAAAAACCATATTGCTGCAAAAGAACTTCATACCATCATTTTACCTGATGGGGAAATGTACAAAAACTTTGAAAGCCTAAATCTCATTTTAAATGCGTGTTTTGAACATCGATTGGATCGTCAATCCCTGCTGATTGCTTTTGGCGGTGGTGTTATCGGCGATATGACAGGTTTTGCCGCTTCAATTTATCAAAGAGGCATTAACTTTATCCAAATTCCAACAACACTTTTAGCACAAGTCGATGCTAGTGTCGGCGGAAAAACAGGTATCAATAACAGTTATGGCAAAAATCTCATCGGTTCTTTTTGGCAACCACGCGCGGTTTATTGTGACAGCACATTTCTTCAAACTCTACCAAAACGTGAATTTGCTGCAGGTGTTGCTGAGATTATCAAAATGGCAGTAACGTTTGATAAAAACTTTTTTGAATGGCTTGAACGACACGATTTAAGTGATGAAACAAATCTTAAAATCGCAATTCATAAAAGCATCGCGATTAAAGCTGATGTCGTTTCACAAGACGAGACAGAAAAAGGCATACGTGCTGTTTTAAATTATGGTCACACGTTTGCACATGTCATTGAAAATCAGACCCATTACAGTACCTATCTGCATGGAGAAGCCGTTGCTATTGGTATGGTCATGGCAAATACGCTTGCCATCAAACTAAACCTTCTTAATGCGGAAGATGCTTTACGTATCAAAGCTCTCTTAGAGCGTTACGAATTACCAACACACTATAAAATTGATTCGCTAGAAACATTTTATGATGCATTTTTCTTAGATAAAAAAAGTGCCAATGATAAAATCACATTTATTTTCGCCAAGGGTATCGGCGGTAATGAAATGCGTAGTGATGTCCCTAAAGAGACGGTTTTAAAAGCACTAGGAGAAAGCCATGCTTAAAAAAATTCTTTGGCTTGTTTTACTCTCATCGACTCTTCTTTTCGCAACAGATAACAATAGCACCAAACTAGAAGATGCCATCAAAACAGATGCCATTCATCAAAAAATTGCAGCCATTGATGAAGCTATCAAAGATAATTTATGGTTCAAGCGTTATGGAAATTATCTGAGCTATCAAAAGCTCATTGAAGAGCTCTCAACGGTTGATG includes the following:
- the aroB gene encoding 3-dehydroquinate synthase, with protein sequence MQVNVVLNKQSSKDYSVHIGKLEKLVFDTKVLVVTNSTVAALHLETLKNHIAAKELHTIILPDGEMYKNFESLNLILNACFEHRLDRQSLLIAFGGGVIGDMTGFAASIYQRGINFIQIPTTLLAQVDASVGGKTGINNSYGKNLIGSFWQPRAVYCDSTFLQTLPKREFAAGVAEIIKMAVTFDKNFFEWLERHDLSDETNLKIAIHKSIAIKADVVSQDETEKGIRAVLNYGHTFAHVIENQTHYSTYLHGEAVAIGMVMANTLAIKLNLLNAEDALRIKALLERYELPTHYKIDSLETFYDAFFLDKKSANDKITFIFAKGIGGNEMRSDVPKETVLKALGESHA
- a CDS encoding tyrosine-type recombinase/integrase; translation: MRYKVDAKESFEQSLLFWLDRFIKSKLTSLSNRHVEENAKLSSIIGSLNHGSKTMEELKELAKEARNIGLIGINLFINPLEKFYYYIVPMGLSSLKEIDEELLSEFLASQTGSLSDATKKNYRIALLGLFKFMDKQNEDEKGNSHQFRIELKNWGGLGGRKGEKLPAHMYKEELSRFFKAIDETEFKPYAQAKNRLLIKLIIFTGMRVSEALGLRVKDMVKDGEYFVFQIRGKGNKPRTAMIKCEHIEHDLHEWMEYRSSDSQLLFQSRTGKPLTQAYVSYIMDKILMSAGIRKEKNGAHMLRHTFATLLYQKNRDLILVQEALGHADLNTSRIYTHFDKERLKIAADTMDGLS
- a CDS encoding COG3400 family protein; protein product: MKKILIIADGILAKQFLEKVMETEAGENSYTIVTYKEETLPKKRPENFKFFEFDPTSYEKLAVILNEQFFQVMIIMSNELDVKATYTNIRRVDSKVRIVIMDRWDLQIEDKRLLMLNSREILASRFTDHLPNTPIVAQNIGLGIGEIMEVSVPVGSSYAYRHLASIEQSKWRIAAVYRSNTLILPRPALMLLPNDLLLLVGDPKVLQSVFKSIKRELGQFPSPFGSSIYCLVDMLRMKDDEIDVLINDSLLLHSKLNSNKLHIKIINPTYSKTLEKIKSYSNHHINVLIDYFETNPRKVLRDDTEKMDIGLIVVMNTFFQKNKRTLYKTKLPIFKMGKRGFGSLNQGVVLSNDAHEIEQESSVIFDVATQLSLELKLYSYNPDHENEKNSLIEHFDNLSKIFGREVDVVQSDKNPLIKLRNRDNILQFLPFSPKILEANFLSIFSTDMEKLHFKLADNYQLFIPINA
- the tgt gene encoding tRNA guanosine(34) transglycosylase Tgt, producing the protein MEFQIDKTDGLARACTIKTAHSTIQTPVFMPVGTVGSVKSLDAVDMNEMLGAKIILGNTYHLYLRPNDEVVKHFGGLHGFTKFPNSFLTDSGGFQAFSLSDISKADSNGIMFKSHIDGSTHYFTPEKVLDIQYNLNSDIMMILDDLVALPATKERVALSIKRTTDWAKRAITYHQQKQAEGVGLHQNIFAIIQGGTDKEFRHISANELCALPFDGFAIGGLSVGESNDLMYETVEFVTPLMPKDKPRYLMGVGTPEDLVENVERGVDMFDCVMPTRNARNGSLFTSFGKLSIKNAKFARDESPLDPECDCYTCKHYSRGYLHHLFRAKELTYFRLASIHNLHYYLSLMKQMREAILKGEFKAFKAEFYRKRGK